The Kryptolebias marmoratus isolate JLee-2015 linkage group LG21, ASM164957v2, whole genome shotgun sequence genome segment GCCTTCTCAATCTAAGCACACGCCACATGGCCTTTAGTTTGAAGCACTCACCGCAACGAACACATCCAACCAGCGGCGTGTTCATCAAAAACACGCCAAACCACATCATTTTCCTCTGTAAATattccagaaacaaaacaacgtGAGCGGTGTTCCCAGGAAAACTGCGCCGTGCTGATGTGTGGAAAAGTACCTAATAAAggacttatttaaaacaactcaaccTTTGTGCTCAGCCGCTGTGTAAACACGCGTGCGGTTGTTCAGGTGTGCGCTCGCTGCAGCGGCAGACCCGCACCAGAAGCcgcggtaaaaaaaaaaaaaaaagtaaacaagcgCTGAAATCTCTGAGATCAAAAGTTTAATAACCTATCCGTGTTTGCCGTTCGGTTCCAGCGTCCTTTtagggaaaggaaaaaaaaaaagatttacacaaTGTCTACACAGCTCAAGCAGCAGCAACAATCCTCGGGTCTTGTGTACACACGCAACGCGCTCGCGCTTCCAAGTTGCTTTTCAGCCTCGTGCGGCGGGGGGNNNNNNNNNNNNNNNNNNNNNNNNNNNNNNNNNNNNNNNNNNNNNNNNNNNNNNNNNNNNNNNNNNNNNNNNNNNNNNNNNNNNNNNNNNNNNNNNNNNNNNNNNNNNNNNNNNNNNNNNNNNNNNNNNNNNNNNNNNNNNNNNNNNNNNNNNNNNNNNNNNNNNNNNNNNNNNNNNNNNNNNNNNNNNNNNNNNNNNNNNNNNNNNNNNNNNNNNNNNNNNNNNNNNNNNNNNNNNNNNNNNNNNNNNNNNNNNNNNNNNNNNNNNNNNNNNNNNNNNNNNNNNNNNNNGGGGGGGGCCACAGCGCTTATGAAGCATTCAGCTCTTACAGCTGCGTTGGCGCTGAGCCGCTTTAATCTATACTTCGAAACATTTGTCGAGTAAATCAAGCTGAAACAGTCCAGATTAAAGGCCTGGCGAGCCCTGACGAAACGCTTGCATTTCACGCCgcaggtttttaaacaaagatctttggggttttttttgagaaattatgaactttgagctgttttggtcaaaccttaaaacaaacccaacaagCTCATGTTCAAAGTGCGTGTCGTGACTGAATCTTTGCTACAGTCACACCAAATCCTAAGtcagtatctctaaaattgGACTGAGTTATTggcgtttttgtgtttttgcgcagccatcttgaatcgggtcgacTCCGAAGGGTAACccgttgtagatgtgcatccaggaggtgctttctaagagtttcattgcTGTATGGGGAGGTAGTGACGGCGGTGAAACAAGAACTTTTAAAGCTCTCGGACTGGCTGACCTTCCTGAGCACGATGACGCCCTCCTGCGTGCTCCTGTTGGTGGTGATGTCGAACATGCCGGGGCCGTCGCTCCCAATGATCCTGTAGTCCATCTCGGCGTTCGGGCCAATGTCGGCGTCCACGGCCCGGATGACCCCCACCGCCGAGCCCAGCTCATTGGACTCGGGCACTCTGAACTCGTACAGCGCTGCGGACAAAGAATgtaagtttcatttttgttttttttaaatctggtcaATCGGAATCAGGCTGtggaagcattttttttattattattatttagaaaaagcTCAGGTGTGTGAGTGGCCATGACAACCGAGGTCTCAtcctttgtgtttcttttcatgTCAAAGCTTTCTTTCCCAGCAGAATCAGTCCCCCCCCCCGGCCGGTGAATCCGCGCTTCTCcttaatattttgctaatcAGGGCGAGGACCCCCCTAAACTGGTCGATTCCCTTAATGGGGGGCAGAAAAACCAACCTAAACTCAAAACGCGTGAGCCAAAAATGAAACAGCGGCGACCGGAGAGTTTCCGTTTTGACCTTggtgatgtgaaaaaaaaaaaaaaaaaaaagcggcaACGTAAGTGGATGAGTCAGAGAGCGAGGCCGCAAAAGTTCAGGTCGCGGAGAGACTGAgtcacagccaatcagagccgaggaggaggaggaggaggaggaggtgtgagAGAAGGGATTTAATGATTTGTAGATCAGCTGTGAAGCTGTAAAATATACCTTGTTTCCAAATCGGCCTCTTTCACACAACTCGCTACAAGCCGTATCGACTCTCCGCTCAAAGATTAGGAAGCTACATAAATTCTGGGCCAATTTGCTCTGCGTAAATTCATTGCCTCTtcttgatggtttttttttttttttcccctctctctctcgctctgaTTTTGCCAAATGATTTCCTGGTTTGAGTGAGAAGGGGCGGTGAATTGATGGCTGCCTGTCTcgtatgtttaaataaataaccgggacggcggcggcggcggcggcggcggcagcggcggcggcggcagcggagGAGAGCGGCTGTGATATACGCGAGCGCACAGCCTGCGGAGACAAACAGCTCTGACACTCTAATAAAACACGCTGACAGCGTTTTGGCAACGCCTGAGTCGGCAGGTCTGTGTGACACCtaactccaaacacacacacactctgaaagGGACGCTCCGAAAGAAGGTTTCCCCGAGGCTAACGGGTATTTAGCATCGGCTGAGAAAGAAGAGGCATCACTCCGGCAGACAACAATGATATCGCTTCCTGACACTCTGCCTCCTTTGGGTGTCCCGTTACNNNNNNNNNNNNNNNNNNNNNNNNNNNNNNNNNNNNNNNNNNNNNNNNNNNNNNNNNNNNNNNNNNNNNNNNNNNNNNNNNNNNNNNNNNNNNNNNNNNNNNNNNNNNNNNNNNNNNNNNNNNNNNNNNNNNNNNNNNNNNNNNNNNNNNNGCGGCGGCGGTGGAATATCTGCGGCCACGCGTTTGCCCCCCTCACCctcagccgccgccgccgccaggCATTTCGCCGTTTCTGACGGTAATCTGTCAATCCAATCTGGCCTGCCGTCGCACCGTTCGCACGGGAGGAAGAGGGAAGCGATTCGGTCCGGATAAATATTGATGACCGAATGCACCGAGGACAGTTTGAGCTCTAAATTGAGAACAGTGGTTTTTATGGAGGCAAAGACTTAACAGAGAGGAGATAAAACCCCGTGAATGCACTCTCTTCATTTAATAGGGATTACAGGGCTGATCTGATGCACTTTGCGGGACCCTTCGCTCCATCATATGGCTCTATATTTAATTATTCTCTACCTTTAAGAGGTCCGCACACAACCCGGAGCTCCCCCGCAATAATCCAGATTCATTTTGAAACTGACACCAGATGGGGGCTGCCCGCCCAcccgcctgcctgcctgcctggcACCGGCTGGCGGCAGGCGAAGGACTCGGCGTGCGCTCCGGTCCAGAAGGCCCCGTACTCACTCTTAGCGAAGCGCGGCGGGTTGTCGTTCACGTCCGAGAGGGTGATGCTGACCGTCGTGGTTCCTGAGAGCCCGCCCATCTGTCCGGCCATGTCTTTGGCCTGAATCACAACCTGGTAGTGCTCCTTGACTTCCCTGTCCATGCCAGGCAGGGCGGTCTTTATCAGGCCTGAGGGCAAAGAAACAAGCAGAGGTTTTACGGATAGACACTCAGATTAAAATGAGCTTTGagtctaaagcaggggtggccaatcctggtcttcgagggccaccatcctgcatgttttccttgtttccctgctccaacacacctgattcggtGGGTAAATTATctctccatgttctgcagaagcctgttaatcacccattgattcaaatcaggtgtgttggagcagaggaacaagtaaaaccctccaggaccagaattccccacccctggtctaaagaGACGAAAGCTTGAGGAAATAATATgatttttagtcaaaaaaaaaaaaaaatactccaaacTTTGAGTGTAGCCCCACTCGCGTTTGCCTTTTCGACACGACAACTGAAAGCACTTGTTTACTCTTCAGCTGCGGTTACTTATAAACCTAAACTGGGACTGGTTAGAGACAAGAATGAGAACCGGACATTCTTGACGGACGCAGCAGCAAAAGAAACCAGCTGCAGCCGGTCCAGGCAGGTCAGCCTGGTCTTCATCCACTTCTTCTCCGAGGTCCATATCAGTTGAAGTTTGTGGACAAAATGAATGCCTGGACTGATGAGAGGCCCATGCTGCGTTTTTTATGAGCCCAAATTCTCAACTGTCACGCTTAACTGCAGCCATTGGCGTGAAAATGTCGTGCAATGATGTAGTCTCAGCATATCTGGGTCCCAACTGTGCTGGGGGTTTGTGCAACATACGCCTTTGTGTCCATTCAGTGTCATTCTAGCTGAATTCTTGTGCATTGTCTcgcaattttgtgtctccaactagttgccaacagTTGCAGAACAGGATTTTAAAGCAGCCTATTAAAGGTGCTTTTAAAGAAGTATGCCTATATCCAAAATATGGAAGAGTGTCCAAATTAAAACAGCGATCAGTGCAAATATTgagcgtctttttttttttaaatttattgtgtttgtgtgttttaccaAAGGTTTTACAGCAGTTCAAGCTCTTTCCCACCAGATACTTTCTCTTTTCGGCTACATTTAACACATTGGGTTTCGCAACTGAAGTTTTCCATGGACCACAGGTGGGAACAAACTGTAGTTGATGCAGTTTTTCAGTGTAAAGAAGCATACAAATCCTATTTAAATAACAGTTAAATACAAAAGTAGCAGTGGTGTAAAGTTTTCTAAATAACTATAAGCTAAAGTTTTGAGTTTGGAGGGATGTGTAGGGATTTCTGATTGTTAAAGTATCAAATTCAAAGAATTCATgtgattattgttttaattagcagcagctttgctctttttttctctcttaacCCTAACCTGGTATTTGCCATGCTGCTAACAGGACCACAAGGTTTTTCAcagtgcgtttttttttttttttttgacacaatcgAATATTCACAGACAAATTTCAAGTCTTTGTACTTGAATTGCCCTTCCCCCGTTTTTAAACGCCGTTAGCTCGTCtcacctgaaaaaaacaaacaaacaacttttgcCTGATTTCCCAAACCCTTAAAGGCCTGAGTGAACTGCAACAAtgtcaaaaccaaaacagattcAACAATGGGATGCCTGAAAAATGATTACAATTATAAGAAATCATTCAGTTAACCCAAATCCTCAACTTTAACTCCTTACGtttgaatattttctctttgttctATAAAAAGTTTGGGGGTGGGAGGGTAGGGGTGTGGGGGGgttaaaacatatatttaaagataaaaatcaaagtatTGATATTGCAGTCAGAACacatcagaaataaaaccagcGTTGCAGCCTTGAACACTCATTTTGCCATGTGGCAGCTTTAGTCACAAGAACAAACGTCGGTAAATCAAGCTACCATATGGCTTCCAAATTAATGAACTGCTTCCACAGGTGGACAGCGTgtctctaaataaaaatatcactGTTCTCGCTTGAAACGTTAGGTGCTTGTGAGCTGAACTGACGTAATATCATTTCATCTGCCGGGGCCCGTCTGCACGCCAGATAATTAAACCAACAGGAACATTTTATTACTGGAGACGCACGGAAATCGGCAGACATCTGGGCGCACATTTTTGGTGTCTGCTTTAACCGGCGAAGGGGGGAGGAAAGAGTCTCCGAAATCTTCAAAACTACCCTTCTTTTGGATGATTTATCTTCGAAAGGTGTGCTCCATTCCCCATTGGGTTCGAAATCCCGTTTGCtgttaaaaaggtttaatttgaaGCGTCGTCGGCTGGAGGACCGACAGCCGTAGAGTAACCACATTCCACCGGAAACAGAGTGAAACTTTGACTTAAATACATTGGAGGCTCCTTAGACGGGCTCAACTCTTGTCTTCCATTCCTACAGaacatggacaaaaaaataagacaaactcCCTATTCTTCCTTTTTCCAACAATGTGCCATTTATCCTCATCCAGAGGGGCTGTTAGGGGAAACGACGATCGTTCGGATTGTACTGCAGCCAAGGAAGCGGCCGTATAGGAAGCTTTAGGAAACAGCACACCGCCTGCGTCTACCTTTGTTATTCCTTAATGACTACAATAcccagagaagaggaggagtggGGAAACAAATCCTGCTTATAATGTGATGTCCAGGCCTGTCTTTGTGGAAGAAGGGAATGTCAGCTTACATACCACATGTGGGATAAACCATATTACTGTTAATCCCCTCACTAATCtgcaaatggcttttttttttttttttccgtcttcttttttttttgactctttTGTTTAGACACAAGCGGGATGTGTTCCAAAGCGCGCTGTAATGATTAAAAGTAGATCTTTAGGGCTGGTGATTTGCCACTCTCTCGATTACaaatccccccctccccccttccccTTCTACCCCACTCCACTTTAGCccaagacaacaacaacaacaacaacaaaaaagaggaaacgcagtcaagttttttttggggggggactCCGTCGAAGGAAAATTAGGTTCGTTCCAGGTGGTTATCTGGTGATGAATTGTTCTAATTTGCCACAGCTTCGGCTTGGCCCCTGGACGTTTCTGTTCTCCCCACAATGGCCACCCCTCCAGAAGAGGAGTTGTGTTAAGTTGGAGTGGTGGGGGGGGGTCAAAGGCGTAGGTGGAGGGTGCGGCGGCTGTAGCGCTGTTAGAGCAGGAGGATGAGATCGTGGAGCCGCGCGCATTAGTCAAAGGGCGGCACTGTCATGGCGGCAATTAAACGCTGATCcacttgattttttaaaattttttttagtttttccattaaagccagttttaggtttaaaagaagaaaaaaaaaaaaaaaaaacagactctcCAAAGAATCTGCTTTGATTCTGCATATTTGAGCTAATGGCTGCTTTCATGGGAGAGGCGTCTCGCTTTGGGTGAAAATGTAcaagaaagtaaaaaattaacaaaaaatgaatgcaaattaAAAGAGAAGATCGAACAAAgcttataaaaactaaaaacggtgcaaaagtcttcagcttttcctcatttttttaccttttgcttccacgcagccagactttcttgtattttttttaaagtgatcgATGGttctttcactcttttttttttttgttcaagctTTGGACCTGAACGTGACCACATATTGTGCAGTTAGTAAACTGGACCCGTGGAGAGCAAAaggaagagtttaaaaaaaactatctgaaaGTCACGTCTGGAAGAAACcgaataaaaaatacatcaagcTAATAGCTTGTTGgcgctaaaatactattttaggTGTCAAAGTCTTTTTCATGAATTcagctaaagaaacaaacaaattgtgtctttttggcaagctgctggtaacaaagtgcctaCGTATCCTATAttaatttggtttttatttcttttttgtctgttcggcgtcgacacaacactggttcatcccttgaatTTAGGAGCCATTTTTTTGTCCGATTGGCTTACAGGCCAGAGAAATGtggtttaacaaacaaacaggagacattaaactgaaacaaaaggaCAGATACGGGACTGAAACTGAGTAAAAAAGCAGCGAAAGTCGAAAGAAAACTTCGAAAAACCTTCGAAAAAGTCTGAAGAGCTGCTGATAAGGACTACTTTGAAAGGTCGACATAAGTTTGGCTGCTTAAAAGGAAGTTATGAAGACGGGAAGGGAAGATTCAAAGCTTTCGTACTGTGCGTGAATGAAAAAAAACGTGAAACAATACAGTAATTTGGCCTGATGTCTGCTTTTAAAGTATCCGAAGAATCTCAGCtgtgtttaaatttgtaattaCAGCTGCCCGGAAATGTCTGAGTGATGCAAAATGCGCCCCACGTGAAGTCATTAATGTCTGCAATTTAAGCTTGAACATTAAAACGCCACACAACTCAACAAGCCCAGTGTGTCAGAGTGGCGTCTACGGTCCTCTTGGGCAAAAATTTGAATATCCACTCAGCGCCGGATCGGGGCGATGTGGACATTTCTGACCCTGTAGGGCAGGAATATACGACTATGTGTAAGTCTGCCAACGTGAGCCCACACTGACCGGTATCGGGGTCCACAGAGAAGTACGGCTGTCCCTCCAGGATGCTGTACACCACCCTGGCGCTGTTCCCGTACGTGGCGTCGTCCGCGTCCGTCGCCGTCACCTGAATCACCGAGGTGCCTGCGGAGAGGGCGGAGTGGGTTAACAGGAGATCCGCGACAATGATTTAGATCGACTCCTCGGTGCCGATGAAAAATTGCCCACTGGATAATTGCTTAAGCTGATGCCCCTTCTGATGAGGTGTCCGATCCCCTTCTAATCACGCTCGCGCCGCATGTGACGGATCATTCCTGTCCCTTCGCGTTACCCGAAGCCATCTTTATCCCGCCGCCACTTATACCCCCACACATGATTGATTTCCACAGGTAATCGATAAGTCCTAATGTATCTTTCTAAGTATATCTCACTTAGACACGAAGGCTGGCTCCCTGCGAAACCCAGAGAAGCCTATTAGCGTTTCCGCCGATCCTGAGTGTCTGAGAAGCCAAATATCTGATAGCGGCGGGGCTTGTGATCCATTTTTCTCTTCCAGAAAGCCCCGTTTCCAGTGGAACAAAGGGAAATGGTTAGCCAAGTGCTACCTCCCAAATGGCGCCTTGCGGGGCCAAGTGTTGCCTCATTACATGCCGGGGAAAATTAATTGAGTAGAAATATTTAATAGCAAAAGTGGTATAAATATAGAAATGTGCAATGCAACGGGATAACGACCTGATGAAACTTTCGGCTAATTCAACGTCGGCGCGGGGcgttgagagagagagagagagcccaCCCCTTCTTTTTCGAAATCAATGGATGAGGGGATGAGGAGCAGACGGAAAAAAGACCACGGCTGTCTGACTCGGCGTAAGTGACAGTTTGTTGAGAAAGTTCAGTGAACCCTGAGCGCTAATACCTTTAACAGGAGAATTAGACTCAAAGAGGCTTTTCTGACTTAGAAAATATCACCGATCCACATCGGCCATCTCGTCGCAGACTTTAAGCTTTTCTGAAAAGCTGACAAACAAGTCAGGAGTAATGACAGTATAGATATTTTAGTGcatgtggtggtggtggtggtggtgggggcaAATTACCTTGACTGTAATCATTCGGCTGTCAGAGGCGTCCCTGACCGTACAAGCCGCGTCAAAAGCCGCGGACGCCAACCCAACCCAACGCGTCCTAATTAAAGGAGCAGCGTCTCGGCGCAGTCACTTGTGAACACATGCTCTGCCGAGCGGTGACATCACACCTCGCCTGTTGCCATGGGCACCCATGCTGCCCTTAGATAAGTGCTGGCCCTCTTTCTCTCGGGGTTGCTGAACCGAGTGACAACTCTGTCACACGTCTGACCAGCGGCAGCAGCAGGGCCGAGAGCTCATCTTATGTTTTTTTCATGCAAGTATCgattaggagcctttttatgttgtttatctATATTCATGAGGCCGGTGTGCACTTTCAGACTAGGAGCCGCAGCCGGAGTGCGCCGAGGATTAAAGTTTAATTCGGTGCTGAATGGCAGAAAGGCACGACGGCGCTCAAACAGCAAATGGTGCAGCTtgtgaaaactgcagaaatagAATCCACGATTATTCACTGTGATGACACAGCTGACAGTGCTGGTAATTAAATTAGACTCTGCTTTAATAAACTGCAGGACTGTGTTTCAAAGATTATTTGCCGCAGCTCCTCCTGTTTACCCTGATTCCGGTGTCTCGTTTAATTAGTCGAGCCGACGCGATTGCGATTGACGTCGACCCCGACGAGCTGACGGGAGCAACGCTTTTGTTTCGTTTATGATCTCGACCTTCAGTCGCGTCGAAACGActtcctttctgtctttgtgtgacGAGGTTCGCGGGGGTGGCAGAAACGCACCGACGTCGGACATCTCGGGCACCGCGGCCATGTACGGGTCCTTGGTGAAGCGCGGCTCGTTGTCGTTGATGTCGTGGATCTTGATGATGAACTCCGACTCGCCCTCCAGCGCCTCGTTGGTGAAGCGGTTGACGGCTTTGGCGCGGAGGATGTAGTAGGCCTTCTCCTCCCGGTCCAGCCTCTTGGTGGCGTGGATGTCGCCGGACTTCTCGTCGATCTTAAACAGGGTGCCCGCTCCCTCCCCGGTGAGGACATACCTCACGCTGCCGTCTCCTCGGTCCCCATCCGAGTGAAgctgggagaaaaagaaaaaaaaaaagtccaaatcagaTTGTAAAACCCTGCAAcctcagaacaacaacaacaacaacaagcaaacagctCCTGTAAtgctcattttaataaatttcctCTTTGGTCCTTTCTGTGGCTAATTGTTCTAGCACTGCTTCAAACTCTGGTTTATAAGAGCTTTCACATTTGCCTAATTTGCTCTTATGAACACCGAGCCGCAGCTAGACTCTttcagtggaaaataaaattattataatgAGCAGAAATTATGtcacagaaaagaagaaaataaaaaaaaaaaaaaaaccttcaaatagTTGAagtgaaaaggcaaaaaaaaaaaaaaaNNNNNNNNNNNNNNNNNNNNNNNNNNNNNNNNNNNNNNNNNNNNNNNNNNNNNNNNNNNNNNNNNNNNNNNNNNNNNNNNNNNNNNNNNNNNNNNNNNNNNNNNNNNNNNNNNNNN includes the following:
- the LOC108234686 gene encoding cadherin-10-like; its protein translation is MSRRTVCALVVLWAVAHLSSPGYGLRALRRTTGGRRGSPGLVGQDANGVPLRRSKRGWMWNQFFLLEEYTGTDMQYVGKLHSDGDRGDGSVRYVLTGEGAGTLFKIDEKSGDIHATKRLDREEKAYYILRAKAVNRFTNEALEGESEFIIKIHDINDNEPRFTKDPYMAAVPEMSDVGTSVIQVTATDADDATYGNSARVVYSILEGQPYFSVDPDTGLIKTALPGMDREVKEHYQVVIQAKDMAGQMGGLSGTTTVSITLSDVNDNPPRFAKTLYEFRVPESNELGSAVGVIRAVDADIGPNAEMDYRIIGSDGPGMFDITTNRSTQEGVIVLRKVSQSESFKSSCFTAVTTSPYSNETLRKHLLDAHLQRVTLRSRPDSRWLRKNTKTPITQSNFRDTDLGFGVTVAKIQSRHAL